From the genome of bacterium:
GACCCGGACGTCGCCCGGGACGAGCATGCGCATCTCGTCGTCGATCCTCTCGCCGTTTACCTTGATGCCGCCCTGGCGGATGAGCCGCCGCGCCTCGCCCTTGCTCCCGGCCAGCCCGGCGTCGGCCAGGGCATCGATCAGCGGCAGGCCGTCGCCGTCGAGGTCGGCCGCGGG
Proteins encoded in this window:
- a CDS encoding tyrosine--tRNA ligase, translating into PAADLDGDGLPLIDALADAGLAGSKGEARRLIRQGGIKVNGERIDDEMRMLVPGDVRVGRIVLQAGKKRHHHILVA